A window of Ignavibacterium sp. contains these coding sequences:
- a CDS encoding acyl-CoA dehydrogenase: MEFNFTEEQLMIQESARDFAQNEIAPSAVERDIKAEFPYEIVKKMGELGFMGMMVPPEFGGAGLDTISYVLAMIEISKVDASVGVIMSVNNSLVCYGLEKYGSPYIKEKYLIPLAKGEKLGAFALSEPEAGSDATKQKTTADKDGDYYVLNGIKNWITNGTTADYVLVMATTDKSKGHKGISTFVVEKGFEGFGHGVKEDKLGIRSSDTCSLTFENCRVPAQNLVWEEGKGFNFAMNTLNGGRIGIAAQAIGIAEASLEAALKYSKQRKAFGQEISNFQAIQFKLADMAVKVDAAKLLTLKAAALKDAGKPYYKEAAMAKLYASKIAVECALEAIQIHGGYGYVREYLVERYLRDAKITEIYEGTSEIQRIVIARALLDQK; this comes from the coding sequence ATGGAATTCAATTTCACTGAAGAACAATTAATGATTCAGGAATCAGCACGCGATTTTGCTCAGAATGAAATCGCGCCCTCTGCTGTTGAGCGGGATATTAAAGCTGAATTTCCGTATGAGATTGTAAAAAAGATGGGCGAACTTGGCTTTATGGGAATGATGGTTCCTCCTGAATTTGGAGGCGCAGGACTCGATACGATTAGTTACGTACTTGCTATGATTGAAATTTCGAAAGTTGATGCGAGTGTTGGTGTTATTATGTCTGTTAATAACTCACTTGTTTGTTATGGATTGGAAAAATATGGTTCACCTTATATCAAAGAAAAATATCTTATACCTTTAGCAAAAGGTGAAAAACTTGGAGCTTTTGCTCTTTCCGAACCTGAAGCAGGAAGTGATGCGACAAAACAAAAAACTACTGCTGATAAAGATGGTGACTACTATGTATTGAATGGAATAAAAAACTGGATTACAAATGGAACCACTGCTGATTATGTTTTGGTAATGGCTACTACTGACAAATCAAAAGGTCACAAAGGAATTTCAACTTTTGTAGTTGAAAAGGGTTTCGAAGGTTTCGGTCACGGAGTTAAAGAAGATAAACTTGGAATCAGAAGCTCTGATACTTGTTCTTTAACTTTTGAAAATTGCAGAGTTCCGGCACAAAATCTTGTTTGGGAAGAAGGAAAAGGTTTTAACTTTGCAATGAATACTCTGAATGGCGGAAGAATCGGAATTGCTGCTCAGGCAATTGGCATTGCTGAAGCATCACTTGAAGCTGCATTGAAGTATTCAAAACAAAGAAAAGCATTCGGACAGGAGATTTCAAACTTTCAGGCGATTCAATTTAAGCTGGCGGATATGGCTGTTAAAGTTGATGCTGCAAAGCTTCTTACATTAAAAGCTGCTGCGTTGAAGGATGCTGGTAAACCTTATTACAAAGAAGCAGCGATGGCAAAACTTTATGCTTCAAAAATAGCTGTTGAATGTGCGTTGGAAGCAATTCAGATTCACGGTGGTTACGGTTATGTGAGAGAATATCTTGTAGAAAGATATCTCCGTGACGCAAAGATTACAGAAATTTATGAAGGAACATCCGAGATTCAACGAATAGTAATTGCTCGTGCATTACTTGATCAAAAATAA
- the rlmN gene encoding 23S rRNA (adenine(2503)-C(2))-methyltransferase RlmN translates to MQNNITTEEPVVKTMLKGLTLKELKDFFSAVGEKRFRGEQVFEWLYGHMVQSFDDMANIPKYLRKKMNVYCELNTLRFLTKQESPSTGTTKYIFETNDGHKIEAVVIPDSKRTTLCISTQVGCPLDCQFCATGLMGYKRNLSAGEIFDQYLLASKDYTKSPITNIVYMGMGEPLLNFQNTLKSLQIFAEEKTRGISLKKITVSTAGIAPKIVELADSGIRVKLALSLHSLFEETRSKIMPITRKYSISENLEAIRYYSKQTGTRITFEYVMLKDINDREDDFHALVRLCKSLPCKLNVIPFNSIAHMFPQGLASELRPSSKIRIDEFVRKLREKDITVTVRYTQGDDIAAACGQLAYKIEQNSDA, encoded by the coding sequence ATGCAAAATAACATTACAACTGAGGAACCCGTCGTTAAGACGATGCTAAAGGGATTAACCCTTAAAGAGCTTAAAGATTTCTTCTCAGCCGTTGGGGAAAAAAGATTCAGGGGTGAACAGGTTTTCGAATGGCTTTATGGTCATATGGTTCAAAGTTTTGATGATATGGCCAACATTCCGAAATATCTCCGAAAGAAAATGAATGTTTACTGCGAACTGAATACTCTCCGTTTTTTAACAAAACAGGAATCACCATCAACAGGTACCACAAAATATATCTTTGAAACAAACGATGGACATAAAATTGAAGCCGTCGTAATTCCGGATTCCAAAAGAACAACACTTTGTATTTCAACTCAGGTTGGCTGTCCACTTGACTGTCAGTTTTGTGCAACAGGATTGATGGGTTACAAAAGAAATCTTTCTGCCGGAGAAATTTTCGATCAGTATTTACTTGCATCAAAAGATTACACAAAGTCTCCGATAACCAACATCGTTTATATGGGAATGGGCGAACCACTTCTCAACTTTCAGAATACATTAAAATCGCTTCAGATATTTGCAGAAGAAAAAACAAGAGGAATCAGTCTTAAGAAAATTACTGTTTCAACTGCCGGAATCGCACCAAAAATTGTTGAACTCGCTGATTCGGGAATTAGAGTAAAGCTTGCTCTTTCACTTCATTCTCTCTTTGAAGAAACCAGAAGCAAAATAATGCCTATTACACGAAAGTACTCGATAAGTGAAAACCTAGAAGCTATCAGATATTATTCTAAACAAACCGGAACGCGGATTACTTTTGAATATGTTATGCTCAAAGATATTAACGACAGAGAAGATGATTTTCATGCCTTAGTAAGATTGTGTAAATCTCTTCCCTGCAAACTGAATGTTATTCCTTTTAACTCAATTGCTCATATGTTTCCGCAAGGATTAGCATCTGAACTTCGTCCGTCTTCAAAAATCAGAATTGATGAATTTGTAAGAAAGTTAAGAGAAAAAGATATTACGGTAACTGTCAGATATACACAAGGTGATGATATTGCAGCAGCTTGTGGTCAGCTTGCA
- the yidD gene encoding membrane protein insertion efficiency factor YidD, which produces MHYLIKNKFFIQITFSFLIVVSSVAQTDWQRWEKTESNYLLETSNHQRDYSYSDNSLSYILSKTLINAYWILISDVDGDNCPFHPSCSSFLIQSIEETNLIQGALMFFDRFTRDSNPVAREEHYPVYKNYRFYDPPTLYALDKNKIKFIPPKRVVE; this is translated from the coding sequence GTGCATTACTTGATCAAAAATAAATTTTTCATCCAGATAACTTTTTCATTTCTTATCGTTGTCAGCTCAGTTGCACAGACTGACTGGCAACGATGGGAAAAAACCGAATCAAATTATTTGTTAGAAACATCAAACCATCAAAGAGATTATTCATATAGTGATAATTCTCTTTCTTATATTCTTTCAAAGACTTTAATCAATGCTTATTGGATTTTAATATCTGATGTTGATGGAGACAATTGTCCATTTCATCCATCCTGTTCTTCTTTTCTCATTCAATCAATTGAGGAAACAAATTTAATTCAGGGCGCTTTGATGTTCTTTGATCGCTTCACAAGAGATTCAAATCCTGTTGCAAGAGAAGAACATTATCCTGTTTATAAAAACTATCGCTTTTATGATCCTCCAACTCTTTACGCTCTTGATAAAAACAAAATTAAATTCATCCCACCCAAAAGAGTTGTTGAGTGA